The nucleotide sequence GGATCTGGCAACCACGCCGACAACAGGCATTCAGGTTCAAGCCTGTGGCGATTGTCATTTACTCAACTTTGGCGGGTTTGCCACTCCTGAACGTAATCTCATTTTTGACCTGAATGACTTTGATGAAACGCTAATCGCTCCCTGGGAGTGGGACGTAAAACGGCTTGTCACCAGCTTAGTTCTGGCCAGTCGAGATTTGCAGTTGTCGGATCAGGATGGTTCAGAAGTGGCGCTGGCGGCTGCCCAGGCCTACCGGCTGGCGATCGCCCAATACAGCCAGATGCGAACGCTGGAGGTGTGGTATGCCCGTCTGGATGCCGATATGCTGATTGAACACGCGCCTGACGAGGATACCGGCAAACATTGGGAAAAAATGGCCACCAGGGCATTTAACCGCACCTTAGACCAGGCCGTGGCGCAATTGACCGAAGTGGTGGAAGGACAGCGTCGCTTCATCGACAATCCACCACTGCTCTATCATCTGCCCAATCAAGCCGAGTATTTTGAGCAAATCCACATCTTGTTTGAGCAATACCGGGATACGCTTCAGGTGGATCGCCAGTTCTTGCTTGATCGCTATCGCTTAGTGGACGTGGCCTTGAAAGTTGTCGGAGTTGGCAGTGTGGGCACCCATTGCGGCGTTGCCCTGTTGCTAGACGACAATGATGATCCGTTGCTGCTGCAATACAAAGAAGCTCGACCTTCGGTCCTGGAACCCTATGCAGGCAAGAGTCCCTATCCCCATGAAGGGCAGCGTATTGTCAGCGGGCAGCGGTTGATGCAGGCCGCCAGCGATATCTTTCTCGGCTGGACGACCAATGTGCAGGGGCAGGACTTCTACTTCCGGCAACTGAAGGACATGAAAACGGCCATCAAGTTAAAAGGCATGTCTGCCCGCAGTCTGGGAAATTATGCCGAGATTTGTGGCTCTGCCCTGGCCCGTGCCCATGCCCGCACAGGGGACTCTGCTCTGATCAGTGGCTACCTGGGCAAAAGCGATGCCTTTGATCAGGCGGTGACAGATTTTGCCGTAGCCTATGCCTATCAGGTGGAGCAAGACCATCGGATGCTGGTGGAAGCGATACAGTCTGGTCGAATTGAAGCGAAGCCAGGACAGGCGTACAACCCAGGCAAGACTTTCTATCACGTGAAGTGAACTGCACGCCTGGTCACTCGTACTGAAGTATTGGACGAACTATTACAAGATTGCCAGGAACCGGAAGACCTTTTGGGTTCACTTCAGTTTGTAAAAATCTGGGGTTGCTGGAGCGATCGCCCAATAAACACTAATCGAGTCTGACGGGGTTCATCCGGTTGCCAGGGGCGATCGTAAAAGGTGTCAAACCGATTGCCCACCCCCTGCAATACCAGCCGCATGGACTTATTGGGCACAGCTACAAAGCCCTTAATCCGGTAGATTTCCTGCTGCTGCACCAGCGATCGCAACTGATTAATCAACTCCACAGGTTCAAATGCCTGGTCTAACACCACATGAACCGAAGTAATGTCTTCATCATGTTCATGGTCTTCCTCCGCATCATGGTGACTGGGACGGGAATCCAGATGATCTTCAACGGCAGCATTGAATCCCAGCAAGAGATCGGGACTGATTTCTCCCCGTTTGCAAGGCACAATCTTCACCCCATCTGGCAGTTCCTTTTGCAACCATTGCTGCACTCGATCTCGAGTTTTTTCATCAACGCGATCGACCTTTGTTAACAACACCAGATCAGCACAGGCTAACTGATCCTCAAACAGTTCCTCAATTGGGGTTTCGTGCTCCAGGCTATCATCGGCCTGTCGTTGGGCTTCCAGGGCATCTAAATCACCGACAAACTGACCGCTGGCAAGGGCTTCACAATCTACTACAGTCACAACGCCATCGACCGTTGCTCCGGTGCGAATTTCGGGCCAGCGAAAGGCTTGTACTAAAGGCTTGGGTAGGGCCAAACCCGAAGTTTCGATCAGGATGCAATCGAGGCGATCGCGCCGTTTCAGCAACTCCTGCATCGTGGGCAAAAACTCTTCCTGTACGGTACAACACAAGCAGCCATTCGCCAGTTCCAGAATGTTGTTATTGGGATCTTCATCCTCATCGCAAACGCGACATGAGCGCAACAATTCACCATCAATCCCAACTTCACCAAACTCATTCACCAGCACAGCAATGCGGCGGCCCTGGTTGTTTTGCAAAAGATGGCGTACCAGCGTGGTTTTTCCGGCTCCTAAAAAGCCCGTCACAACGGTTACCGGGATTTTATGCATGTTCGACTCCTGAAAGCGGTTAAGGGTTGGTTGGTAAAGGGGGCAAAACGGCGTGGATTTTCTGCTTGATGGTCACAGGGCGATCCTTGTAGGGTACTTTGCCATCCGAGGATGCCATATATTGGTGACTGAATTGCAATAAATCGGGGACAGCATCTGTCGGGGAAAGTTGACTCAGGATAAAGGTGAGTTTGTTGGGAGCCATAAATGCGGCTGTACAGGCGCGATCGCAGGCACCCATACAGCGAACCGGTTGAAGCCGGATGGGATACTTTTCATCACTGGTTTCCAACCCGGCTTGAAGTTGATTAAACAGGGATTGTCCTTCACTCAAACCTGCCTGCACTTCTTCCGTATGGGAAGCTCGACAGAGAATGCAGACGAGTAGCGTATCTTGTGCCATAGAGTTTCTTTTTCTTACTCTTACCTGATGTTATCAAACTTATTGCTCAGTTTTGATATTGATCAGTTCTGATGACTGCTGAATGGATGAATTGATATGAGCAATCTGGTTTGATATTGACTGGTTTGATATTGACTGGTTTGATATTGACTGGTTTGATATTGACTGGTTTAAATCTAACTGGTTTAACGCTGACTGGTTCGACTCTATGGATAGAGCAGAGCCATTCGCTCTGACTGCCCGAAACATGCCAAATCGACACAACCCGGTGCCAAATGCCAGCCGCATCAAGAGAAGGGTGGGAACTTCTCGCACCGATTTGACCAAACCGGATAGTCCGAAGCGGACCAGTCCTTCGGGACGAACAATCCCCTGCCAGATAGAATCAAGCCACGACGGCAACGTCTCCGCTGTCCAGTCCGCTGTTACGACGGTTCCTTCAACCCATCCCGTGGACTCTAAGTGCTCGGCGAAGCCTTGAATGCTGGCAAAGGCAGGATGGGACCACTGATCCAGGAGTTGCCGCATGACCAGCCGCTCCCAAAAATTCAGAGGCTTTTGGCGATCGTCCCGTTGATTCCAGTCTGCCACCACCAGAATGCCGCCCGGTTTCAAGACCCGCAGCAACTCTCTGGCAAATTGCGCTTTATCGGGCATGTGCGGCCCCGCTTCGATTGACCAGACCACATCAAAACTGGCATCTGGGAACGAGAGCGCCAGGGCATCATCCACCTGAAACCGGACGGTGAGATCGGCTGGGGTCAGTTCCTGGGCACGTTTCACCTGCTGCGGACTGATGGTAATACCTGTGACGGCAAAACCGTAGTCCCGCGCCAGGATGCGACTGCTGCCACCAATACCACAGCCCACATCCAGAACAGTAGTGCCGGGGGAAAGGCGATCGAGTCCGCCCCAACGCACCATTTCATGCACAAAGTCTTCCTTTGCCTTGAGAAAGTTCTTGCGCTGAGGTGGAGAGCCATAGTGCCCCAGGTGAATGTGTTCGCCCCAGTAAAATTCGAGAATGCCGTCATTGGTCCAATCATCATAGGAATTGGCGACGGAATCAGGAGATTGATACTTGCGTGGAAAGAGCAGGTAAAGGATAAGCCCAAGCAGTGGTAAAAACAGGGAAACAGTAATAGCAAATAGGATGATGTTAATCATGGAGATAATGGTTTCTATAGTTGAAATTGGACATTAGTTTGTGTTGTTTGCGAGAGTGCAGATGAAGTGAACCACAGAGACACGGAGGACACGGAGGGTAGGTTACTGGTTTTGATGGGGGCGATTGAGCGGCGATCGCAGCCTGGCATGGGCACACTGTCTTCTTGCAAGGTACAAACGGCTAGCTGAAACTCTTCCCAGTTTTGGCAGACCTGCTCGTAGCACTGAGGTGGTGTGATTGGGAGATTTTTTAGGTAGAAGAAGGTGACCTGATTGAAGGATGCCAGAAGGAATACCAGTTCCGTTGTGGGATTGTAGGTATCCACAGCTTCCAGAATGTGAGCCGTCATAAAGTGGTGACGCAGAATCATCGTGTCGGGGGCGGCTAACCAGGCGTTCAGAAAGGCGGCAAGGCGCGATCTCTGGATGAAGTAGGTTTTGAAAGATTCTCCTGCAATACCAACCGCTGGAGAATTGGTACTGCAAATAATGGCACCCCGTTCCCCGTTGAGATATCCTGCCCAGGCGTTGTAGCCGATCGCCAACACATTCGTCGCAATAAAGTCTTGTTGCCAGTCCATGAGTGCAGGAACTTCACTCATAACGTCCTCCGTGGAGTAGGCTTTTCAAGCTGGAATTCCGACCAACGCTGCTGTATCTGCTGATAACAGTCCGCTGGAGAAATGGCAAGCTGTTGGAGCAGATTAATGTCCGTCCGTTCATTTTCATGAATTAACAACAGGATGGCACGGGCGGGATCATAGGTTTGCACTGTATCGATTAGATGTTCTAGATGTTCGATTGAGGTTGTCTCTAAGTTGAGCGTCTGCAAATAGGCTGAAACAGCAGATAGAGGAATAAACCGGACAGTATACTCCACGATGTCACGGCTCCAATCCACAGACCCCACATCAGCGATCACTACATCGCATACCACCATACCGCGTCCCTGAGTGATAAACCCCTGCCATGCAGCATGTCCCAGGGATAACAGATTTTCCCGAATGAATAAATTTTGCCAGTAGCCGAAACACCCTTGCCAGACGCTATCTTGGGGCCGCATGGCTATCCTCCTGCAATTGTCGTAACTGCTGCCACTATGTTCTTCAGAGCCGGAATTACCTCTTCCCACTGGCGTGTTTAATGCCAGTGCAACCAATTCTGGCTTCAAGTTGGGGTTTTCCAGAACTTACGTATTTTGCCAGGATCCCGGAGGTTTCAGCACCAATGTGGGGCATAAAGTAGGCACAGTTCTGCGTCAAAACCTCTGAAGTTTGCGTAAGCCCTGACGTAGTAGAATCCAGCAACGCCTGAGCAGGACTGATTGAAATCACCAATAGTGAGTGACTTGAAACCAGCCCATATCTGGATATAGCTAACCTTCTACCAAAAACAATTTCAAATGAGGACGTTACAAATTCGACTCAAGGAAAAATGTCTTGAGTCCAATAAACTAAGTCCAATAAGTTGTTTGAAAGCTGAATGAACGAGCATCCGTACCTCGCAGATGGTTATGTAACAGGTTTACAACTCGGCGGGCATCCTGACTTACGCAATCTTGGATTTTGGATTTTGGATTTCAGACTGAACCAGTACGACCCAATCGAAACCCTAAATCAGCAACCCAAAATTGGGATCACAGTTGCGGGACAGCGCCGGATTTCCACCGGACTTTCCCCCTTGCGTCTGATGGCTGCTCCCCATCAGAACCGATAGCATCTTAAACGCTAACACAGTTTGGGGGAAGTAGCACCAGGTGTCCCGGTAGAGATTTTCGGCAAAGGCTGGTGTAAAGGGTTTCCAGGTTGATTACCTGTTTCTCCAGTGCTCTTACAGGTTGGGCTTTTCAGGCAGGCTTCTATAGCGTTTTTCAATTGAGTAAAGTACGGGAGTGTGAAGTACAGTGGGGTGCGGAGCACCCCACTGTACTTCACACCCTTGAAAAGGGCTATATCCAGATCTCCAGGTCCTACCATTCCAACTGTGCCGGAGACACTTTAGTTTCATTGGATTGGATCCGAACGATTGCGCCGCTGCGCATGGTCATCACCCGGTCAGCCATAGCAGCAATGCCCGCATTGTGAGTAATAACAGCCGTAGTGGTACCCAGTTCACGGTTGACGAGTGCTAAAGCGTCCAGCACCAGTTTCCCTGTCTGGTAGTCCAGTGCTCCAGTAGGTTCATCGCAGAGCAATACCTGCGGGCGTTTGGCAATGGCACGGGCGATCGCCACCCGCTGTTGCTCTCCCCCTGACATCTGAGCCGGAAAGTGGTCCAGGCGATCGCCCAGTCCTACCCGTTCTAAAGCTTCCTCTGGACGCATGGGATAGCGAGCGATCTCCGTTACCAGGGCCACATTTTCCCGTGCTGTGAGGCTGGGAATTAAATTATAAAATTGAAAAATGAAGCCAACGCAATCCCGCCGGAATCGGGTTAACTCGGCATCGCTGGCACGGGTCAGGTCACGGTCGCGAAAGAAAACATGCCCGCTTGTCGCCGTATCCAGCCCGCCCAGAATGTTTAGCAGGGTTGATTTGCCGCTACCAGAGGGACCCAAAATAACGACAAATTCACCTTCATACAGGTCGAGATCAACGCATTGGAGGGCACGCACCTCCACATCCCCCATTCGATAGATTTTGGCCAGTTCATGCACATGAAAGGTAACACCTGCGGGTGCTGCAAACTCTGGATAGGGCTTTGCTGGTCTGGCTCGATTCCCCATGGCCTTTCCCCAATTGTGTCAATCCTCACTCCAATCTTCGCGCCCCAGCAAATCCAGGATCGAATCCCTCAATAAAAACTCATTGCTCTCCAGTTCCCGTTCAATAAAAACCCACTCTCGCGCCGGAAAGTGCTGGCAAAGAGCATAAATTGGTTGTTTCCGGTCAAGAACCCCTCTGGCAATGAGCTGGCGTGCCTCTTCTCGAATGACCTCTAAGGAATACTGGACATGTTGCAACATGACTCTTGCCTCGCTTGCAGATGCAGAATGGGCAGACGGGCGATCGCGCTGCCTCCCATTCTCAAAATAAAGGGAGAAGTTGTGAAAGTTGTGAGGATACAGCGATTATCAACAAATTGCAACAATAGTATGCAGCCGTCGTAAATTAATTGTGAGAGTAATTAATTGTGAGCGTGAAAGGCTCTGTGAGGAGGAACGAGATGAGGCCGGATCTTTGGCCTCCCGTCAGTGCCGTTCAATTAATAATTTGTTTACAACTCACGTCTAAACCACTGATTAAATCTCATCCCAGACTATAGCGTTTCTCAATTGAATCAGGTACGGAGATGTGAGGTACAGTGGAGTGCTCCGCACCCTCACTGTACCTCACACCCTTGAAAAGGGCTATATAGTCTTTTTCCTCACAAGTTCCTCATTTTTTCCGTCTAGTTTCAAATTAGGGATGGTTGGTTTGCAGGCTACCTCCTGGAATTGAATTTCTGGACTCAGGATTGTGGATTTAATAACTTCGGTAAGTGGATGTTCTTTCAGGCTCTCACCTTCAATCCCCAATCCCTCCCTCTCTCCCAAACTTGGGAGAGGGGGCACGGGGGTGAGGGCAGTACAGATCTTGCGGATTA is from Leptothermofonsia sichuanensis E412 and encodes:
- a CDS encoding DUF2252 domain-containing protein, which produces MDHSRSIPRSPTRGYCQAAGKALRQTVPRSLHRDWHPKRDRPDPLELLEKSNQQRIPDLIPIRHWRMMQSPFTFFRGSAIIMAADLATTPTTGIQVQACGDCHLLNFGGFATPERNLIFDLNDFDETLIAPWEWDVKRLVTSLVLASRDLQLSDQDGSEVALAAAQAYRLAIAQYSQMRTLEVWYARLDADMLIEHAPDEDTGKHWEKMATRAFNRTLDQAVAQLTEVVEGQRRFIDNPPLLYHLPNQAEYFEQIHILFEQYRDTLQVDRQFLLDRYRLVDVALKVVGVGSVGTHCGVALLLDDNDDPLLLQYKEARPSVLEPYAGKSPYPHEGQRIVSGQRLMQAASDIFLGWTTNVQGQDFYFRQLKDMKTAIKLKGMSARSLGNYAEICGSALARAHARTGDSALISGYLGKSDAFDQAVTDFAVAYAYQVEQDHRMLVEAIQSGRIEAKPGQAYNPGKTFYHVK
- the cobW gene encoding cobalamin biosynthesis protein CobW; translation: MHKIPVTVVTGFLGAGKTTLVRHLLQNNQGRRIAVLVNEFGEVGIDGELLRSCRVCDEDEDPNNNILELANGCLCCTVQEEFLPTMQELLKRRDRLDCILIETSGLALPKPLVQAFRWPEIRTGATVDGVVTVVDCEALASGQFVGDLDALEAQRQADDSLEHETPIEELFEDQLACADLVLLTKVDRVDEKTRDRVQQWLQKELPDGVKIVPCKRGEISPDLLLGFNAAVEDHLDSRPSHHDAEEDHEHDEDITSVHVVLDQAFEPVELINQLRSLVQQQEIYRIKGFVAVPNKSMRLVLQGVGNRFDTFYDRPWQPDEPRQTRLVFIGRSLQQPQIFTN
- a CDS encoding DUF1636 domain-containing protein, with amino-acid sequence MAQDTLLVCILCRASHTEEVQAGLSEGQSLFNQLQAGLETSDEKYPIRLQPVRCMGACDRACTAAFMAPNKLTFILSQLSPTDAVPDLLQFSHQYMASSDGKVPYKDRPVTIKQKIHAVLPPLPTNP
- a CDS encoding methyltransferase domain-containing protein, with the translated sequence MINIILFAITVSLFLPLLGLILYLLFPRKYQSPDSVANSYDDWTNDGILEFYWGEHIHLGHYGSPPQRKNFLKAKEDFVHEMVRWGGLDRLSPGTTVLDVGCGIGGSSRILARDYGFAVTGITISPQQVKRAQELTPADLTVRFQVDDALALSFPDASFDVVWSIEAGPHMPDKAQFARELLRVLKPGGILVVADWNQRDDRQKPLNFWERLVMRQLLDQWSHPAFASIQGFAEHLESTGWVEGTVVTADWTAETLPSWLDSIWQGIVRPEGLVRFGLSGLVKSVREVPTLLLMRLAFGTGLCRFGMFRAVRANGSALSIESNQSALNQLDLNQSISNQSISNQSISNQSISNQIAHINSSIQQSSELINIKTEQ
- a CDS encoding ABC transporter ATP-binding protein translates to MGNRARPAKPYPEFAAPAGVTFHVHELAKIYRMGDVEVRALQCVDLDLYEGEFVVILGPSGSGKSTLLNILGGLDTATSGHVFFRDRDLTRASDAELTRFRRDCVGFIFQFYNLIPSLTARENVALVTEIARYPMRPEEALERVGLGDRLDHFPAQMSGGEQQRVAIARAIAKRPQVLLCDEPTGALDYQTGKLVLDALALVNRELGTTTAVITHNAGIAAMADRVMTMRSGAIVRIQSNETKVSPAQLEW
- a CDS encoding DUF4327 family protein, with translation MLQHVQYSLEVIREEARQLIARGVLDRKQPIYALCQHFPAREWVFIERELESNEFLLRDSILDLLGREDWSED